The following nucleotide sequence is from Chloroflexota bacterium.
ACGAATGAGTATCCTAGCTTACCTCAGCAACTCTGCCATAACGATTTTGCTCCGTCCAACCTGCTTATGCGTGATGGACGAGTGGCAGCGATTCTCGATTTTGAATTTGCCTGCCCAGCGGCACGAGCGCTCGATGTAGCCATGGCCTTGCGCATGATTATGCAACTCGATAGTAATCCGGCAAACCCGTGGGCGGTGGCTGCGCAGTTTTGCTGCGGCTATGCCGAATGGATCACACTGACCGCGCCGGAAATTGCTGCCATGCCGCAGTTGATTGGCCTGCGTACCGCAATTCCGGTAATTTGGGCCGTGAGCAAAACCGAGCGTCCAAGCCCAACCAGCTTAGTTCAGGCAATTCGCCGAATGCAGGTGAGCAAGGCATGGATGAGCCAGCATCACCCACAATTGATCGCACTGTTGCAGACAGCGTTTGCTGCATGAACGGAGCGCTGGTTCTCGCTACGTGCTGCTGCAGAAGAAGATTTCAATGCCTATAAGCGTCGATGATGCTCTTGCCTATCTGCTAGGACGACTCTCCGCGCACACCCCACCCGTCTTTTTTGCCGAAATACTCGAGCAGTTATCTTGGATAACCGATGACAATATGGTGAGTATGTATCGCATCATGCACGATTGGCTCAACTCCGATGATAAGGAGAAGGTGAAAATTGCTCTGTCGATTACGGAAGTCTTGTTACTACGATCAGATGAAGAATATCATGCGACCGTTACCTAGATTGTTGGCCGCTGGCCCGAACTTGAGCCAATGTGTTATAAATTTCAACAAGCGTGGGAGCGCAATAAACGATAATTATCCCCAAGTCTCGATTTAGGCCAGGTTACCCAATTGCTAGTGATAATTAAAGCTGATTGGAACAGCCAAGAACGATTTTCCATTAAATTGTGGCCACATCAACATGCAGGAGTATGGATGATTATGAGCATTGAAAAAGTTATGGAATATTTGTTTACTCGAATACCCAACTCTCTACCACCAGAGTTATTTGCTGGACTCTTGGAGCAATTAGCATGGCTTATGGATGATAATGGAAAGGATATCTATCAGGTCATAGACGGTTGGCTCAACTCCGATGATAAGGAGAAGGTGAAAATTGCCCTTGCGATTACTGATGTTTTGTTGCTTGAATCGGATGAAGCGTATCATACGACCGTCGCACGGATTGTTGAACGTTGGCCTGAACTCGAACCGATGTGCATCAAATTCCAGCAATTGTGGGAGCAAAATAAAAAATAATATTGCTAAAGCCATACTTGGTAACACAAGGTGCTCTTTTATTCAGAATTAAGTACCAGTGTAATCACCACATCATCACAAAATTGGTGATTACACTAAATCATGTATTTTTGAATCGTGCCTGAAAATTCAATCCACGTTCTTTATATAAATACTGATTAATAGGCATAGATTGTGATTTATGAAGCAAGTGGCATGATAAAAAACCAAACACCTAATACATAAACAGATAATATTATTACGCCAGCAAGTCCCCATCGATATCCACGATTGAGTAAAGATCTGCTAAACACAAAGTAGTAGCAATCAATACCAATCAATACAGAAACAATTAGAACTAGCGCAATACAGGGTATTATTGCTATTGGGTAGATGCTATGAGATAAAATATTTATAAGGGAACCCAACCCAAATGCCTGATAAATGGGAATACTAGAATATATAATTGCGCCTGTAGGTAAACCAGCGATGAAAAGCAATAAGATATTGCGCTTCAATAACTTCCAAATCGGTGTCTGATAGGTTGGAATGTGATAGGTTGGCTGCATGATTAACTCCCTTCACGCGATGAATATGCCTCACTTTAGCAATTGATCGCAATGATCGCTTGTATCCAAATGGCTATGAGTGGGTGCAAAAGAGTGACAAGCCAAGAGAATGAGAGTCGAAGCGTACCAAAGCATAAAAAGTGAGTGAACCAATTCCTGTTGGAGCTAGTATAGCAATTTGAATCTAGTCAGCAGGAGAACGTATGACTACTACGCTTGATGAGGTTTTAGAATACCTATTAAGTCGCCTATCCCCCTATACGCCGCCAAGCCTTTTTTCAGAAAAATTACAATGCCTTAGTTGGATTATGGATGATGATGGCTCGGATATCTATCGGGTTATGCGTGAATGGCTTAACGCCGATGAGATCGAAAAAGTCAAAGTTGCACTCTCGATCGAGGAAGTGCTTTTACTTACCTCTGATGAGGCCTATCAAACAACCGTCACGAGGATTGTTGGCCGCTGGCCGGAACTTGAGCCAATGTGTTATGAATTTCAACAAATATGGGAGGGTCATAAAAACTACTATAAGGAAGTGTCAAAAAATGAATATTACGATTGATCTGGCCATTGAATACCTCTTTATTAGGCTGACGAAAAAAGTCTCCCCAGAATATTTTGCCGCAGAAGTAGAAGCGTTAATCTGGCTAATGGATGCTCAGGGAGGAGCAGATATTTATCGGGTTATGCGTGAATGGCTCTACTCCGATGAGATCGAAAAAGTCAAAGCAGCACTTGCAATCTGCCAAGCTGCGCTGATTGACTCCGATGAAGCATGTCACGCGGCTGTTGCGCAGATTGTCGGTCGCTGGCCGGAACTTAAGCCAAACTGCATTGAATTTTTACAACTTCGCAATTTGCCGAACACGCCGGACTAAGCAAGCAGGCAGCAATGCTGTATTTGGAGCGCAAACAATCATGCACGATATTAATCCATTCGTTACTGCGGCAATTCGGGCATTTGATTTAATCGAGCCTGTTGAGGTGATTGCCCAGCTTGCAAGTACCAATAACCTTAATCTACATCTTCGCGCAGCCAATGGCGATTTTGTGTTGGAATGCTATCCATATGAGCGTCAAAATTCGCTTTTCTATGAGCATCAGTTGATCATGTGGCTTGCCCGCCATCCTAGCTCCTTTGGCGTACCCGTACCAATGATCATGAGTCGTAGTATCTCATACCTAGGATCGACAGTGCAGGGATTATTCATATTGACCCCGTTTATTGCTGGCGAAACCCCAGAATTTCGGCTGCTAAACAACGGCCAGCAGCACCCATCCATCCAGCACTGGGCCTATGCCATGGGCACAGCACTTGGCGAATTGCAGACGCTGCTTCAAGCATGCCCCATGCGTGAGCGTCATCCCCATGCGCTGTTCCAGTCATTTCTCAACTATGCCCAACCACGCTATGATCCGCTTCAACTCTCAGTCGCTCAGGTTGGCGGTTCGTCGGATGATGAAGCTCTGTGGACATGGTGGCGGATGGAAGCAACCAGCCTCATGGCATTTGTGACGAATGAGTATCCTAGCTTACCTCAGCAACTCTGCCATAACGATTTTGCTCCGTCCAACCTGCTTA
It contains:
- a CDS encoding phosphotransferase, producing MHDINPFVTAAIRAFDLIEPVEVIAQLASTNNLNLHLRAANGDFVLECYPYERQNSLFYEHQLIMWLARHPSSFGVPVPMIMSRSISYLGSTVQGLFILTPFIAGETPEFRLLNNGQQHPSIQHWAYAMGTALGELQTLLQACPMRERHPHALFQSFLNYAQPRYDPLQLSVAQVGGSSDDEALWTWWRMEATSLMAFVTNEYPSLPQQLCHNDFAPSNLLMRDGRVAAILDFEFACPAARALDVAMALRMIMQLDSNPANPWAVAAQFCCGYAEWITLTAPEIAAMPQLIGLRTAIPVIWAVSKTERPSPTSLVQAIRRMQVSKAWMSQHHPQLIALLQTAFAA